A window of Leclercia adecarboxylata contains these coding sequences:
- the aroQ gene encoding type II 3-dehydroquinate dehydratase, with protein MADKFHILVLNGPNLNMLGTREPEKYGTLTLTEIVKRLGSEAAALNVELDHFQSNAEYALIDRIHQAKDTTDYILINPAAFTHTSVAIRDALLAVSIPFIEIHLSNVHAREPFRHHSYLSDIAAGVICGLGADGYSFALQTAVKRLSQSH; from the coding sequence ATGGCTGACAAGTTTCACATCTTAGTTTTGAACGGACCGAACCTGAATATGCTCGGCACCCGTGAACCCGAGAAGTACGGCACGCTGACGTTAACCGAGATTGTTAAACGTCTGGGTAGCGAAGCAGCGGCGCTTAATGTGGAACTTGACCATTTTCAGTCAAACGCGGAGTACGCACTCATCGACCGAATTCATCAGGCTAAAGACACCACGGACTATATCCTGATCAATCCGGCCGCGTTTACGCACACCAGTGTTGCTATTCGCGACGCGCTGCTGGCAGTGAGTATCCCATTTATTGAGATCCACCTCAGCAACGTGCATGCGCGGGAGCCGTTCCGCCACCACTCCTACCTGTCGGATATCGCCGCTGGCGTCATCTGTGGTTTGGGGGCTGACGGTTATTCATTCGCTTTACAGACAGCGGTAAAACGCCTGTCACAATCACACTAA
- the msrQ gene encoding protein-methionine-sulfoxide reductase heme-binding subunit MsrQ, with amino-acid sequence MRLTAKQITWLKVALHLAGLLPFIWLFWAASHGGFSADPAKDIQHFTGRTALKFLLATLLVSPLARYAKQPLLIRTRRLLGLWCFAWATLHLTSYALLELGINNLALLGSELVTRPYLTLGIISWIILLALTLTSTQYAQRKLGRRWQLLHNFVYLVAILAPVHYLWSVKILSPQPIVYAVLAGLLLAWRYKKFRQWWR; translated from the coding sequence GTGCGTCTGACGGCAAAACAGATTACCTGGCTGAAAGTGGCCCTGCATCTTGCAGGGTTGCTTCCTTTTATATGGCTGTTCTGGGCTGCCAGCCATGGCGGTTTCAGCGCCGATCCGGCAAAGGACATCCAGCATTTTACCGGCAGAACCGCGCTGAAGTTTTTACTGGCGACTCTGCTGGTTTCGCCGCTGGCGCGCTACGCTAAACAGCCTCTGCTGATCCGCACCCGCCGCCTGTTAGGCCTGTGGTGCTTTGCCTGGGCAACGTTACATCTCACCAGCTATGCGTTGCTGGAGCTGGGCATTAATAATCTGGCCCTGCTGGGGAGCGAACTGGTGACCCGTCCCTACCTGACGCTCGGGATTATCAGCTGGATAATTTTGCTGGCATTAACCCTCACCTCCACGCAATACGCCCAGCGAAAATTGGGAAGGCGCTGGCAACTTCTGCATAATTTTGTCTACCTTGTCGCGATCCTCGCCCCTGTCCACTACCTTTGGTCAGTGAAAATTCTCTCGCCACAGCCGATCGTCTACGCCGTGCTGGCTGGCCTCCTTCTGGCATGGCGTTACAAGAAGTTTCGCCAGTGGTGGCGATAA
- the msrP gene encoding protein-methionine-sulfoxide reductase catalytic subunit MsrP has product MKVKPLTEADITAESVFMLKRRQILKMLGIGAGALTLSPLAQADLLDWFKGNDRPKAPPGKPLTFTQPAQWQSQLAKTPEEKVTGYNNFYEFGLDKADPAANAGSLKTNPWTLKIDGEVAKPLTLDYDDLTTRFPLEERIYRMRCVEAWSMVVPWIGFPLHKLLALVEPTSDAKYVAFQTLYAPEIMPGQKDRFIGGGLDYPYVEGLRIDEAMHPLTLLTVGVYGKALPPQNGAPVRLTVPWKYGFKGIKSIVSIKLTRERPPTTWNLAAPNEYGFYANVNPHVDHPRWSQATERFIGSGGALDVKRQPTLLFNGYADQVASLYRGLDLKEFF; this is encoded by the coding sequence ATGAAAGTGAAACCCCTGACGGAAGCCGATATCACCGCGGAATCCGTTTTTATGCTCAAGCGCCGCCAGATCCTGAAGATGCTGGGGATTGGTGCCGGTGCGCTGACGCTCTCGCCCCTCGCCCAGGCCGATCTGCTGGACTGGTTTAAGGGCAACGATCGTCCAAAAGCGCCCCCCGGCAAGCCCCTCACCTTTACCCAGCCCGCACAGTGGCAAAGCCAGCTTGCGAAGACCCCTGAAGAGAAAGTGACGGGCTATAACAACTTTTATGAGTTTGGTCTGGATAAAGCCGACCCTGCGGCCAACGCCGGAAGCCTGAAAACTAACCCCTGGACGCTAAAAATCGACGGCGAAGTGGCAAAACCGCTAACCCTGGATTATGACGATTTAACCACCCGCTTCCCGCTGGAAGAGCGCATCTACCGCATGCGCTGCGTCGAAGCCTGGTCGATGGTGGTGCCGTGGATTGGTTTTCCGCTGCACAAACTGCTGGCCCTGGTGGAACCCACCAGCGATGCGAAATACGTTGCCTTCCAGACCCTGTACGCGCCGGAAATCATGCCGGGCCAGAAAGACCGGTTTATTGGCGGCGGGCTCGATTACCCGTACGTGGAAGGGCTGCGTATTGATGAGGCAATGCATCCTCTCACGCTGCTCACCGTCGGCGTGTATGGTAAAGCGCTCCCACCGCAAAACGGCGCCCCTGTTCGCCTGACTGTACCCTGGAAGTATGGCTTCAAAGGGATTAAATCCATCGTCAGTATCAAGCTGACCCGCGAGCGTCCGCCAACCACCTGGAACCTTGCCGCACCGAACGAATACGGTTTTTACGCTAACGTGAACCCGCATGTCGATCACCCGCGCTGGTCGCAGGCCACGGAGCGCTTTATTGGCTCAGGCGGTGCGCTGGACGTGAAGCGCCAGCCTACACTGCTGTTTAACGGCTATGCCGACCAGGTCGCGTCACTCTATCGCGGCCTCGACTTAAAGGAGTTTTTCTAA
- the csrD gene encoding RNase E specificity factor CsrD — MRLSTKFSAFISLLTGVTIFVTFIGCSLSFYNAIQGKLANRVHSVASVIDARLVSTPFPELSRELDELMAPVDITRVEIKQGDHILLRHTGQTSYRQAGSPPQTLELTVPSLKNPGLTISLVYQDPMTTYFRSMMTTAPLTLAVFFVVVLIFLAVRWLRRQLSGQELLESRSARILNGERGAQVRGSVYEWPSRTSSALDVLLSEIQFASDQRSRIDTLIRSYAAQDNKTGLNNRLFFDNQLGTLLEDQENVGTHGVVMIVRLPDFDLLKDNWGRAVAEEHLFTLINMLSTFIMRYPGALLARYHRSDYAVLLPHRTLKESESIAGLLLKSVDALPPSKMLDRDDMVHIGICAWRGGQSTEQVMEHAEAATRNAVLQGANGWAVYDDSLPEKGRGNVRWRTLIEQMLSRGGPRIYQKPAVLTSGQVHHRELLCRIFDGNEEVISAEYLPMVLQFGLSEEYDRQQISRLIPFLSFWPEEHLALQVTVESLIRPRFQRWLRDVLMQCEKSQRKRIIFELAEADVGQHISRLQPVVRLMNALGARVAVTQAGLTLVSTSWIKALEVELLKLHPGLVRNIEKRTENQLLVQSLVEACKGTQTRVFATGVRSRTEWQTLTERGVAGGQGDFFAASQPLDSNVKKYSQRYSV; from the coding sequence ATGCGATTATCGACGAAGTTCTCCGCTTTTATCTCCTTGCTTACCGGGGTGACCATTTTTGTCACCTTCATCGGCTGCTCGCTCAGTTTCTATAATGCGATCCAGGGGAAGCTGGCGAACCGCGTTCATTCCGTGGCGTCGGTGATTGATGCCCGCCTTGTCAGCACACCCTTTCCGGAACTTTCCCGTGAACTGGATGAGCTGATGGCCCCGGTGGATATCACGCGGGTGGAGATTAAGCAGGGCGATCACATCCTGTTAAGACATACCGGGCAAACATCTTACCGCCAGGCAGGTTCTCCTCCCCAGACCCTCGAGCTCACCGTTCCCTCCCTGAAAAACCCCGGCCTGACAATAAGCCTGGTCTATCAGGACCCAATGACCACCTATTTTCGTTCAATGATGACCACCGCACCGCTCACCCTGGCGGTATTCTTCGTAGTGGTGTTGATCTTCCTGGCGGTGCGCTGGCTGCGGCGTCAGCTCTCCGGGCAGGAGCTACTGGAGTCGCGGTCAGCGCGGATCCTCAACGGGGAGCGCGGCGCGCAGGTGCGTGGCTCAGTTTATGAATGGCCATCACGCACCAGCAGTGCGCTGGACGTCCTGCTGTCCGAAATTCAGTTTGCCAGCGACCAGCGTAGCCGCATTGATACGCTTATCCGCTCCTATGCCGCCCAGGACAACAAAACCGGCCTCAATAATCGCCTGTTCTTTGATAATCAGCTGGGGACGTTGCTGGAAGATCAGGAGAACGTGGGTACGCACGGAGTGGTGATGATTGTCCGTCTGCCGGACTTCGATCTGCTAAAAGATAACTGGGGGCGGGCGGTTGCCGAGGAGCACCTGTTTACGCTCATCAATATGCTCTCCACCTTTATTATGCGCTACCCTGGCGCACTGCTGGCGCGCTATCACCGCAGTGATTACGCCGTGTTGCTGCCGCACCGCACTCTGAAAGAGTCTGAAAGCATTGCCGGCCTGCTGTTGAAATCGGTGGATGCGCTGCCGCCGAGCAAAATGCTCGACCGTGATGACATGGTGCATATCGGCATTTGCGCCTGGCGCGGCGGCCAGTCAACTGAACAGGTGATGGAGCATGCCGAAGCCGCCACCCGCAACGCGGTGTTGCAGGGGGCAAACGGCTGGGCGGTTTATGATGACTCCCTGCCCGAAAAAGGGCGCGGCAACGTGCGCTGGCGAACCTTAATAGAACAGATGCTCAGCCGCGGCGGGCCGCGGATTTATCAAAAACCGGCGGTGCTGACCAGCGGCCAGGTCCATCACCGGGAGCTGCTCTGTCGGATCTTCGACGGTAACGAAGAGGTGATATCAGCGGAGTATCTGCCGATGGTACTGCAGTTTGGCCTGTCCGAAGAGTATGACCGCCAGCAAATTTCCAGATTGATACCATTCTTATCCTTCTGGCCTGAAGAGCACCTGGCCCTGCAGGTAACGGTAGAGTCTTTGATCCGCCCGCGGTTCCAGCGCTGGCTACGAGATGTGCTGATGCAGTGTGAAAAATCGCAGCGTAAACGGATTATTTTTGAACTTGCAGAGGCGGATGTTGGTCAACACATCAGTCGGTTACAGCCGGTCGTTCGGTTGATGAATGCATTGGGCGCGCGCGTGGCGGTTACGCAGGCGGGTTTAACGCTGGTCAGCACCAGCTGGATCAAGGCGCTGGAGGTGGAGTTACTCAAGCTGCATCCGGGGCTGGTAAGGAATATCGAAAAACGCACGGAAAACCAGCTGCTGGTGCAGAGTCTGGTGGAAGCGTGCAAGGGAACGCAAACACGTGTATTTGCTACAGGCGTACGGTCGCGAACGGAATGGCAGACGTTGACAGAGCGCGGCGTGGCAGGGGGTCAGGGGGATTTTTTTGCAGCCTCTCAGCCTCTTGACAGCAATGTGAAAAAATATTCGCAAAGATACTCTGTTTAA
- the acuI gene encoding acrylyl-CoA reductase (NADPH) gives MQALILEQQEGKTLASVQSIEESRLPEGAVTVDIDWSSLNYKDALAITGTGKIIRNFPMVPGIDFAGRVHASEDPRFHVGQQVLLTGWGVGENHWGGLAVQARVNGDWLVPMPDGLDGRKAMIIGTAGFTAMLCVMALEEAGVRPESGEVVVTGASGGVGSTAVALLHKLGYQVAAVSGRESTHDYLRTLGASRILGRDEFNDTRPLEKQIWAGAVDTVGDKVLAKVLAQMNYGGCVAACGLAGGFALPTTVMPFILRNVRLQGVDSVMTPPARRAQAWERLVRDLPAAFYDQSATQISLEQAPEYAAKIINNQIQGRTLVKLA, from the coding sequence ATGCAGGCTTTGATCTTAGAACAGCAGGAAGGCAAAACTCTTGCATCAGTGCAATCTATTGAGGAGAGCCGTCTGCCTGAAGGTGCCGTGACCGTTGACATCGACTGGTCCAGCCTTAATTACAAAGACGCCCTCGCCATCACGGGTACGGGCAAAATCATCCGTAATTTCCCAATGGTTCCAGGTATCGATTTTGCCGGGCGCGTACACGCAAGTGAAGATCCGCGTTTTCACGTTGGCCAGCAGGTGCTACTGACCGGCTGGGGCGTGGGTGAGAATCACTGGGGCGGGCTGGCGGTACAGGCGCGCGTCAATGGCGACTGGCTGGTGCCAATGCCTGACGGGCTCGATGGCCGTAAAGCGATGATCATCGGCACCGCCGGTTTTACCGCGATGCTGTGCGTGATGGCGCTGGAAGAGGCCGGCGTACGTCCTGAATCCGGTGAAGTGGTGGTGACAGGTGCCAGCGGCGGCGTCGGCAGTACGGCGGTCGCGCTGCTGCATAAGCTGGGCTATCAGGTGGCGGCGGTGTCCGGCCGTGAAAGTACCCATGACTACCTGCGCACCCTCGGCGCCAGCCGTATTCTCGGCCGGGATGAGTTCAATGACACCCGTCCGCTGGAAAAACAGATCTGGGCCGGGGCCGTTGATACCGTGGGCGACAAAGTGCTGGCGAAAGTGCTGGCGCAGATGAACTACGGCGGCTGTGTGGCGGCCTGCGGTCTGGCGGGCGGCTTTGCCCTGCCGACCACGGTGATGCCGTTTATTCTGCGCAACGTCCGTTTGCAGGGGGTGGATTCAGTGATGACTCCGCCAGCGCGCCGCGCCCAGGCCTGGGAACGACTGGTTCGCGACCTGCCAGCCGCCTTCTACGACCAAAGCGCCACCCAGATTAGCCTTGAACAGGCACCGGAGTACGCCGCGAAGATCATCAATAACCAGATCCAGGGCCGTACCCTGGTGAAGCTGGCTTAA
- the panF gene encoding sodium/pantothenate symporter, whose product MQLEVILPLVAYLIIVFGLSVYAMRKRTTGTFLNEYFLGSRSMGGIVLAMTLTATYISASSFIGGPGAAYKYGLGWVLLAMIQLPAIWLSLGILGKKFAILARRYNAVTLNDMLFARYQSRLLVWLASLSLLVAFVGAMTVQFIGGARLLETAAGIPYETGLLIFGISIALYTAFGGFRASVLNDTLQGMVMLIGTIVLLVGVVHAAGGLTHAVETLQTIDPKLVSPQGADDILSPTFMTSFWVLVCFGVIGLPHTAVRCISYKDSKAVHRGIIIGTIVVAILMFGMHLAGALGRAVIPDLTVPDLVIPTLMVKVLPPFAAGIFLAAPMAAIMSTINAQLLQSSATIIKDLYLNMRPEQMNNERRLKRMSAAITLILGMLLLLAAWRPPEMIIWLNLLAFGGLEAVFLWPLVLGLYWERANAAGALSAMIVGGVLYAALASFKIQYLGFHPIVPSLLLSLLAFVVGNRFGQPTPQAAVISTDK is encoded by the coding sequence ATGCAGCTTGAAGTGATCCTGCCGCTCGTCGCGTATCTGATTATTGTTTTTGGCCTGTCCGTCTACGCTATGCGTAAACGCACAACGGGCACGTTCCTGAACGAGTATTTCCTGGGTAGCCGATCAATGGGCGGCATTGTGCTGGCGATGACCCTGACCGCCACCTATATCAGCGCCAGCTCCTTTATTGGCGGCCCGGGTGCGGCCTATAAATATGGCCTGGGCTGGGTGCTGCTGGCGATGATCCAGCTGCCCGCCATCTGGCTCTCGCTGGGTATTCTGGGCAAAAAATTCGCCATTCTGGCGCGTCGCTATAACGCGGTGACCCTCAACGACATGCTGTTTGCCCGCTATCAGAGTCGCCTGCTGGTCTGGCTGGCCAGCCTGAGCCTGCTGGTGGCCTTCGTGGGTGCCATGACCGTGCAGTTCATTGGCGGCGCGCGCCTGCTTGAAACCGCAGCCGGTATTCCCTATGAAACGGGGCTGCTGATTTTTGGTATCAGTATTGCGCTGTACACCGCCTTTGGCGGCTTCCGCGCCAGCGTGCTCAACGACACGTTGCAGGGCATGGTGATGCTGATAGGTACCATCGTGCTGCTGGTGGGTGTGGTCCATGCGGCTGGGGGGTTAACCCACGCGGTGGAGACCCTGCAGACGATCGACCCGAAACTGGTTTCACCGCAGGGTGCGGACGACATTCTTTCCCCGACCTTTATGACCTCCTTCTGGGTGCTGGTCTGTTTCGGGGTGATCGGCTTACCGCACACCGCCGTGCGCTGTATCTCCTATAAAGACAGCAAAGCGGTGCACCGCGGAATTATTATCGGCACTATCGTGGTGGCGATCCTGATGTTCGGTATGCACCTTGCGGGAGCCCTTGGCCGGGCGGTGATCCCGGACTTAACCGTGCCGGATCTGGTTATCCCCACCCTGATGGTTAAAGTGCTGCCGCCCTTTGCTGCCGGGATCTTCCTTGCCGCGCCGATGGCTGCGATCATGTCGACAATTAATGCCCAACTGCTGCAAAGTTCCGCTACGATCATTAAAGATCTCTACCTGAACATGCGCCCCGAACAGATGAATAACGAGCGCCGCCTGAAGCGCATGTCCGCTGCAATCACCCTGATTCTGGGCATGTTGCTGCTGCTGGCCGCCTGGCGACCGCCAGAGATGATCATCTGGCTGAATCTACTGGCGTTTGGCGGCCTGGAAGCCGTGTTCCTCTGGCCGCTGGTACTGGGCCTTTACTGGGAGCGCGCCAATGCTGCCGGCGCGCTGAGCGCGATGATCGTCGGGGGTGTGCTGTATGCCGCGCTCGCCTCCTTTAAGATCCAGTACCTGGGCTTTCATCCGATTGTGCCTTCGTTACTGCTAAGTTTGCTGGCGTTTGTGGTGGGGAACCGTTTCGGTCAACCCACTCCGCAGGCGGCCGTCATTTCTACTGATAAATAA
- a CDS encoding YhdT family protein: MDKRFVQAHKEARWALWLTLLYLAAWLVAAYLPGSAIGITGLPHWFEMACLLIPLVFIVLCWAMVKFIYRDIPLEDDDNAA, encoded by the coding sequence ATGGACAAGCGTTTTGTTCAGGCCCATAAAGAAGCGCGATGGGCGCTGTGGTTAACCCTTCTTTATCTTGCTGCATGGTTAGTGGCCGCTTACTTACCTGGCTCTGCAATAGGTATCACCGGTCTGCCCCACTGGTTTGAGATGGCCTGCCTGCTCATCCCGCTGGTGTTTATTGTGCTCTGCTGGGCGATGGTGAAATTCATCTATCGCGATATTCCGCTGGAGGATGACGATAATGCAGCTTGA
- the accC gene encoding acetyl-CoA carboxylase biotin carboxylase subunit produces MLDKIVIANRGEIALRILRACKELGIKTVAVHSSADRDLKHVLLADETVCIGPAPSVKSYLNIPAIISAAEITGAVAIHPGYGFLSENANFAEQVERSGFIFIGPKADTIRLMGDKVSAITAMKKAGVPTVPGSDGPLGDDMDANRAHAKRIGYPVIIKASGGGGGRGMRVVRSDAELAQSISMTKAEAKAAFSNDMVYMEKYLENPRHIEIQVLADGQGNAIYLAERDCSMQRRHQKVVEEAPAPGITPELRRYIGERCAKACVDIGYRGAGTFEFLFENGEFYFIEMNTRIQVEHPVTEMITGVDLIKEQLRIAAGQPLSIKQEEVIVKGHAVECRINAEDPNTFLPSPGKITRFHAPGGFGVRWESHIYAGYTVPPYYDSMIGKLICYGESRDVAIARMKNALQELIIDGIKTNVDLQMRIMTDENFQHGGTNIHYLEKKLGLYEK; encoded by the coding sequence ATGCTGGATAAAATTGTCATCGCCAACCGCGGCGAGATTGCCCTGCGAATCCTTCGTGCCTGTAAAGAACTGGGCATCAAGACTGTCGCTGTGCACTCAAGCGCGGATCGCGATCTGAAACACGTATTACTGGCGGATGAGACGGTCTGTATTGGCCCGGCTCCGTCCGTAAAAAGCTATCTGAATATCCCGGCAATCATCAGCGCCGCTGAAATCACCGGTGCGGTGGCTATTCACCCGGGTTACGGCTTCCTCTCTGAGAATGCCAACTTTGCTGAACAGGTAGAGCGTTCCGGCTTTATCTTCATCGGCCCGAAAGCTGACACCATTCGCCTGATGGGCGACAAAGTGTCTGCGATCACCGCTATGAAGAAAGCAGGCGTCCCTACCGTACCCGGTTCCGACGGCCCACTGGGCGACGATATGGATGCTAACCGCGCCCATGCAAAACGCATTGGCTACCCGGTAATCATCAAAGCGTCCGGCGGCGGCGGCGGTCGTGGTATGCGCGTTGTGCGCAGCGACGCTGAACTGGCCCAGTCCATCTCCATGACCAAAGCGGAAGCAAAAGCAGCTTTCAGCAATGACATGGTGTACATGGAAAAATACCTCGAAAACCCACGCCACATCGAAATTCAGGTGCTGGCAGACGGTCAGGGTAACGCTATCTATCTGGCAGAACGTGACTGCTCCATGCAGCGTCGTCACCAGAAAGTGGTCGAAGAGGCACCAGCACCGGGCATCACCCCGGAACTGCGTCGCTACATCGGCGAGCGTTGCGCGAAAGCCTGTGTGGATATCGGCTATCGCGGGGCAGGTACTTTCGAGTTCCTGTTTGAAAACGGCGAGTTCTACTTCATCGAGATGAACACCCGTATTCAGGTTGAACACCCGGTTACCGAAATGATCACCGGCGTTGACCTGATCAAAGAGCAGCTGCGTATCGCTGCGGGTCAGCCGCTGTCCATCAAGCAGGAAGAAGTGATTGTCAAAGGCCATGCGGTGGAATGCCGTATCAACGCCGAAGACCCGAACACCTTCCTGCCAAGCCCGGGTAAAATCACGCGTTTCCACGCGCCGGGTGGTTTTGGCGTGCGCTGGGAGTCTCATATCTACGCCGGTTACACCGTACCGCCGTACTATGACTCAATGATCGGCAAGCTGATCTGCTATGGCGAATCCCGTGACGTGGCGATTGCCCGCATGAAGAACGCCCTGCAGGAGCTGATCATCGACGGCATCAAAACCAACGTCGATCTGCAGATGCGTATTATGACTGACGAGAACTTCCAGCATGGTGGCACCAACATCCACTATCTGGAGAAGAAACTCGGTCTTTACGAAAAATAA
- the prmA gene encoding 50S ribosomal protein L11 methyltransferase: MPWIQLKLNTTGANAEEMSDALMEAGAVSITFQDTHDTPVFEPLPGETRLWGDTDVIGLFDAETDMAEVVAILENHPLLGAGFAHKIEQLEDKDWEREWMDNFHPMQFGKRLWICPSWRDVPDENAVNVMLDPGLAFGTGTHPTTSLCLQWLDGLDLDGKTVIDFGCGSGILAIAALKLGAAKAIGIDIDPQAIQASRDNAERNGVSDRLELYLPNDQPQAMKADVVVANILAGPLRELAPLISVLPVEGGLLGLSGILASQADSVCEAYADLFTLDPVMEKEEWCRITGRKK; this comes from the coding sequence ATGCCGTGGATCCAACTGAAACTGAATACAACTGGCGCTAATGCCGAAGAGATGAGCGATGCGCTGATGGAGGCCGGTGCGGTCTCAATCACCTTCCAGGACACGCATGATACGCCGGTGTTTGAACCGCTGCCGGGGGAAACGCGCCTGTGGGGCGATACCGACGTTATCGGTCTGTTTGATGCTGAAACCGACATGGCCGAAGTTGTTGCCATCCTCGAAAACCATCCGCTGCTGGGCGCAGGCTTTGCGCATAAGATCGAGCAGCTGGAAGACAAAGACTGGGAACGCGAGTGGATGGATAACTTCCACCCAATGCAGTTCGGCAAGCGTCTGTGGATCTGTCCGAGCTGGCGCGACGTGCCGGATGAAAATGCGGTAAACGTAATGCTCGATCCGGGCCTCGCGTTTGGCACCGGCACGCACCCGACCACCTCTCTGTGCCTGCAGTGGCTGGACGGTCTGGATCTGGACGGTAAAACGGTGATCGACTTTGGCTGTGGCTCCGGTATTCTCGCCATCGCCGCCCTCAAACTGGGTGCAGCAAAAGCCATCGGGATCGACATCGATCCGCAGGCGATTCAGGCCAGCCGCGATAACGCCGAACGCAACGGCGTCTCCGATCGTCTTGAACTCTACCTGCCGAATGACCAGCCACAGGCCATGAAAGCCGATGTGGTGGTCGCTAACATTCTGGCTGGCCCTTTACGTGAACTGGCACCGTTAATCAGCGTCCTGCCTGTTGAGGGCGGTCTGTTAGGCCTTTCCGGTATCCTTGCCAGCCAGGCTGACAGTGTATGCGAGGCGTATGCCGACCTCTTCACGCTCGATCCGGTCATGGAGAAAGAGGAGTGGTGCCGCATAACCGGTCGTAAAAAATAG
- the accB gene encoding acetyl-CoA carboxylase biotin carboxyl carrier protein, whose amino-acid sequence MDIRKIKKLIELVEESGISELEISEGEESVRISRAAPNAGFPVMQQAYAAPMMQQPALSNAVAPAATPAMEAPAAAEISGHIVRSPMVGTFYRTPSPDAKAFIEVGQKVNAGDTLCIVEAMKMMNQIEADKSGTVKAILVESGQPVEFDEPLVVIE is encoded by the coding sequence ATGGATATTCGTAAGATTAAAAAACTGATCGAGCTGGTTGAAGAATCAGGCATCTCCGAACTGGAAATTTCTGAAGGCGAAGAGTCTGTACGCATCAGCCGTGCAGCGCCAAACGCAGGCTTCCCGGTTATGCAACAAGCTTACGCTGCACCAATGATGCAGCAGCCAGCTCTGTCTAACGCTGTCGCGCCAGCGGCTACTCCAGCAATGGAAGCGCCAGCAGCAGCGGAAATCAGTGGTCACATCGTACGTTCCCCAATGGTTGGTACTTTCTACCGCACCCCGAGCCCGGACGCTAAAGCGTTCATCGAAGTGGGCCAGAAAGTTAACGCGGGCGATACCCTGTGCATCGTTGAAGCCATGAAAATGATGAACCAGATCGAAGCTGACAAGTCAGGTACTGTGAAAGCGATTCTGGTCGAAAGTGGTCAGCCGGTTGAATTTGACGAGCCGCTGGTCGTCATCGAGTAA
- the dusB gene encoding tRNA dihydrouridine synthase DusB, with translation MRIGNHQLRNRLIAAPMAGITDRPFRTLCYEMGAGLTVSEMMSSNPQVWESDKSRLRMVHIDEPGIRTVQIAGSVPEEMADAARINVESGAQIIDINMGCPAKKVNRKLAGSALLQYPDQVKSILTAVVSAVDVPVTLKIRTGWSPDHRNCVEIAQLAEDCGIQALTIHGRTRACLFNGEAEYDSIRAVKQNVSIPIIANGDITDPLKARAVLDYTGADALMIGRAAQGRPWIFREIQHYLDTGELLAPLPLAEVKHLLCAHIRELHDFYGQAKGYRIARKHVSWYLQEHAPDDQFRRTFNAIEDASEQLEALEAYFENLA, from the coding sequence ATGCGCATCGGAAACCACCAGCTCAGAAATCGCCTGATCGCAGCACCTATGGCAGGTATTACCGACCGACCATTCAGGACGCTGTGCTATGAGATGGGAGCAGGCTTAACCGTTTCAGAGATGATGTCGTCTAACCCGCAGGTTTGGGAGAGCGATAAATCCCGTCTTCGGATGGTGCACATTGACGAACCAGGTATCCGCACCGTGCAAATCGCCGGGAGCGTGCCTGAAGAGATGGCAGACGCCGCGCGTATCAACGTGGAGAGTGGTGCCCAGATTATTGATATCAATATGGGTTGCCCGGCCAAAAAAGTGAATCGCAAGCTTGCAGGTTCAGCCCTTCTGCAATACCCCGACCAGGTGAAGTCAATCCTGACGGCGGTTGTCAGCGCAGTGGACGTTCCTGTTACGTTAAAGATTCGCACGGGTTGGTCGCCGGATCACCGTAACTGTGTAGAGATTGCCCAACTGGCCGAAGACTGTGGCATTCAGGCCCTGACCATACATGGACGCACCCGCGCCTGTTTGTTCAACGGTGAAGCTGAATACGACAGCATTCGGGCAGTTAAGCAGAACGTTTCCATTCCGATTATCGCGAATGGCGACATTACTGACCCGCTTAAAGCCAGAGCTGTGCTCGACTATACAGGGGCTGATGCTCTGATGATAGGACGTGCGGCTCAGGGAAGACCCTGGATCTTTCGGGAAATCCAGCATTATCTGGACACTGGGGAGCTGCTTGCCCCGCTGCCGCTGGCAGAGGTTAAGCACTTGCTATGCGCACATATTCGGGAACTGCACGACTTTTATGGTCAGGCTAAAGGGTACCGAATCGCGCGTAAACACGTATCCTGGTATCTCCAGGAACACGCTCCGGATGACCAGTTTCGGCGCACATTCAACGCCATAGAGGATGCCAGCGAACAGCTGGAGGCGTTGGAGGCATACTTCGAAAATCTTGCGTAA